The window CTTGAGCGCCATTGAGTTCGCTTACAATAGTCTCTTCTTTCTCAGATAGATCATTTGCTAGGTTCGCAAACTGAGACTTGAGCTCGGTATCCTTATCTTGAGCAGCGAGTTCTTGTGCCCAGTACAGAGCTAAGTAGAAGTGGCTACCACGATTGTCGAGTTCATTCACTTTACGTGAAGGAGACTTATCGTTGAGGAGGAACTTCGAAGTAGCCGCATCAAGTGTTTCAGCTAGAACTTGTGCTTTAGCATTATCGAAATTAGCTGCGAGGTGTTCGAGAGAAACTGCAGTTGCAAGGAATTCACCGAGTGAGTCCCAACGCAAGTGGTTTTCTTTTTCGAACTGTTGAACGTGCTTAGGAGCCGAACCACCTGCACCAGTTTCGAAGAGTCCACCACCATTCATGAGTGGAACAATTGAGAGCATTTTTGCAGAAGTGCCAAGCTCGAGAATGGGGAAGAGGTCAGTGAGGTAGTCACGGAGAACATTACCAGTCACAGAGATTGTATCTTCGCCATCTTTCGTTCTTTCGAGTGTGTACTCAGTTGCTTGGATGGGAGCAAGGATCTTGATTGTGAGGCCAGAAGTGTCGTGCTCGCAGAGGTAAGCTTCAACTTTTTTGATGAGCTGAGCATCGTGAGCACGGTTTTCGTCGAGCCAGAAAATAGCCGGAACACCAGTTGCACGAGCACGGTTAACGGCGAGTTTTACCCAGTCACGGATCGGTGCATCTTTTACTTGGCACATGCGGAAGATATCACCAGCTTCAACAGTTTGCTCGAGGAGAACTGTGCCATCAGCGTCAATTGCTGAAACAGTACCAGCAGCAGCCATTTGGAACGTCTTGTCATGTGAACCGTATTCTTCTGCTTTTTGAGCCATGAGACCAACGTTAGGTACGCTACCCATAGTTGTAGGATCAAAAGCACCATTCTTTTTACAGAAATCAATAGTGGCTTGATAAACACCTGCGTAACAACGATCAGGAATAAGTGCTTTAGCGTCTTGAGCATTGCCTTCCGCATTCCACATTTGACCCGAAGTACGGATCATTGCCGGCATAGATGCGTCAATAATGACGTCTGAAGGAACGTGGAGGTTAGTGATGCCGCGGTCAGAGTCAACCATTGCAAGTGCAGGTGAAGTTTCGTAAACGGCATCAATAGCGGCTTTTACTTCA is drawn from Lentisphaera araneosa HTCC2155 and contains these coding sequences:
- a CDS encoding NADP-dependent isocitrate dehydrogenase; translated protein: MSKIIYTITDEAPALATHSLLPIIQAYTGKAGVEVETRDISLSGRVLANFPENLTADQKMNDALAELGDLAKTPEANIIKLPNISASIPQLKATIAELQGQGYDIPNFPEEPANDAEAAIKVRYAKVLGSAVNPVLREGNSDRRAPKAVKNYAKANPHRMGAWSADSKSHVASMSEKDFYGSETSTTIPAATSAKIVFNGADGSETVLKDGLALQEGEILDSSVMNMAALKSFVAKEIADAKEQGILFSLHMKATMMKVSDPIIFGAVVEVFYKDVFAKYGSLFAELGVDTKNGLGDVYAKIAGHAQEAEVKAAIDAVYETSPALAMVDSDRGITNLHVPSDVIIDASMPAMIRTSGQMWNAEGNAQDAKALIPDRCYAGVYQATIDFCKKNGAFDPTTMGSVPNVGLMAQKAEEYGSHDKTFQMAAAGTVSAIDADGTVLLEQTVEAGDIFRMCQVKDAPIRDWVKLAVNRARATGVPAIFWLDENRAHDAQLIKKVEAYLCEHDTSGLTIKILAPIQATEYTLERTKDGEDTISVTGNVLRDYLTDLFPILELGTSAKMLSIVPLMNGGGLFETGAGGSAPKHVQQFEKENHLRWDSLGEFLATAVSLEHLAANFDNAKAQVLAETLDAATSKFLLNDKSPSRKVNELDNRGSHFYLALYWAQELAAQDKDTELKSQFANLANDLSEKEETIVSELNGAQGVALNLGGYFKPNDAKAAEAMRPSATLNAALASL